The Lactuca sativa cultivar Salinas chromosome 2, Lsat_Salinas_v11, whole genome shotgun sequence genome includes a window with the following:
- the LOC111901331 gene encoding pleckstrin homology domain-containing protein 1-like, producing MASLWRAVMGDSPPNADDYDGVEYWLNPERTGWLTKQGEYIKTWRRRWFVLKQGKVFWFKESIVTRGSRPRGVIPVAACLTVKGAEDVINKQFAFELSTRSDTMYFIADSEKEKEDWINSIGRSIVQLSRSVTDKEIVDYDSNR from the coding sequence ATGGCTAGCCTATGGCGAGCCGTGATGGGCGATTCACCGCCCAACGCCGACGATTATGACGGCGTCGAGTACTGGTTAAATCCCGAGCGCACCGGCTGGCTCACAAAGCAAGGTGAGTACATCAAGACCTGGCGTCGCCGTTGGTTCGTCTTGAAACAAGGAAAGGTCTTCTGGTTCAAGGAGTCCATCGTTACTCGCGGCTCCCGCCCACGTGGTGTGATCCCAGTGGCCGCTTGCCTCACAGTGAAAGGAGCCGAAGATGTCATCAACAAGCAGTTCGCTTTTGAGCTCTCGACCCGATCCGATACCATGTACTTCATTGCAGATTCGGAAAAAGAGAAGGAGGATTGGATCAATTCGATCGGAAGGTCAATTGTTCAGCTCTCGAGGTCTGTCACTGACAAAGAGATCGTTGATTATGATAGCAACAGATGA